Proteins found in one Pseudomonas sp. P8_241 genomic segment:
- the rplL gene encoding 50S ribosomal protein L7/L12, giving the protein MSISQNDILEAVGNMSVMEVVELIKAFEEKFGVTAAAASAGPAAAAAVVEEQTEFNVMLTEAGEKKVNVIKAVRELTGLGLKEAKAVVDGAPAMVLEAVAKEAADKAKATLEEAGAKVELK; this is encoded by the coding sequence ATGTCTATCTCTCAGAACGATATCCTTGAAGCAGTTGGCAACATGTCCGTAATGGAAGTTGTTGAGCTGATCAAAGCTTTCGAAGAAAAATTCGGCGTTACCGCTGCTGCTGCATCGGCTGGTCCAGCTGCTGCTGCCGCCGTTGTTGAAGAGCAAACTGAATTCAACGTCATGCTGACCGAAGCTGGCGAGAAGAAAGTTAACGTGATCAAGGCAGTACGTGAACTGACCGGTCTGGGCCTGAAAGAAGCCAAGGCTGTAGTTGACGGCGCTCCTGCCATGGTTCTGGAAGCTGTTGCCAAAGAAGCAGCTGACAAAGCCAAAGCAACTCTGGAAGAAGCAGGCGCTAAAGTCGAGCTGAAGTAA
- the rpoC gene encoding DNA-directed RNA polymerase subunit beta': MKDLLNLLKNQGQVEEFDAIRIGLASPEMIRSWSFGEVKKPETINYRTFKPERDGLFCAKIFGPVKDYECLCGKYKRLKHRGVICEKCGVEVALAKVRRERMAHIELASPVAHIWFLKSLPSRIGLLMDMTLRDIERVLYFESYVVIDPGMTTLEKGQLLNDEQYFEALEEFGDDFDARMGAEAVRELLHAIDLEHEIGRLREEIPQTNSETKIKKLSKRLKLMEAFQGSGNLPEWMVLTVLPVLPPDLRPLVPLDGGRFATSDLNDLYRRVINRNNRLKRLLDLSAPDIIVRNEKRMLQEAVDALLDNGRRGRAITGSNKRPLKSLADMIKGKQGRFRQNLLGKRVDYSGRSVITVGPTLRLHQCGLPKKMALELFKPFIFGKLEMRGLATTIKAAKKMVERELPEVWDVLAEVIREHPVLLNRAPTLHRLGIQAFEPVLIEGKAIQLHPLVCAAYNADFDGDQMAVHVPLTLEAQLEARALMMSTNNILSPANGEPIIVPSQDVVLGLYYMTREAINAKGEGRVFADLQEVDRVFRAGEAALHAKVKVRINETVNDRDGGSVSNTRIVDTTVGRALLFQVVPKGLSYDVVNLPMKKKAISKLINQCYRVVGLKETVIFADQLMYTGFAYSTISGVSIGVNDFVIPDEKARIINAATDEVKEIESQYASGLVTQGEKYNKVIDLWSKANDEVSKAMMANLSKEKVIDRHGVEVDQESFNSMYMMADSGARGSAAQIRQLAGMRGLMAKPDGSIIETPITANFREGLSVLQYFISTHGARKGLADTALKTANSGYLTRRLVDVAQDLVVTEIDCGTEHGLLMTPHIEGGDVVEPLGERVLGRVIARDVFKPGTEDVIVPAGTLVDEKWVEFIELNSIDEVIVRSPISCETRFGICAKCYGRDLARGHQVNIGEAVGVIAAQSIGEPGTQLTMRTFHIGGAASRTSAADSVQVKNGGTVRLHNLKHVERVDGCLVAVSRSGELAIADDFGRERERYKLPYGAVISVKEGDKVEAGAIVAKWDPHTHPIVTEMKGTVTYVGMEEGITIKRQTDELTGMTNIEVLDAKDRPAAGKDIRPAVKMVDDNGKDLLLPGTDVIAQYFLPANALVGVADGAKIAIGDVIARIPQETSKTRDITGGLPRVADLFEARRPKEASILAEVSGTIAFGKETKGKRRLVITPNDGSDPYEELIPKWRHLNVFEGEQVNRGEVISDGPSDPHDILRLLGVSALAKYIVNEIQDVYRLQGVKINDKHIETILRQMLRKVEIAESGDSSFIKGDQMELTHVLVENERLSGEDKFVSKFTRVLLGITKASLSTESFISAASFQETTRVLTEAAVTGKRDYLRGLKENVVVGRLIPAGTGLAYHSERKRRRDADKPLRVSASEVEAALTEALNSSGN; encoded by the coding sequence TTGAAAGACCTACTGAATTTGCTGAAAAACCAGGGTCAAGTCGAAGAGTTCGACGCCATCCGTATCGGATTGGCATCGCCTGAGATGATCCGTTCGTGGTCGTTCGGTGAAGTTAAAAAGCCGGAAACCATCAACTACCGTACGTTCAAACCTGAGCGTGACGGCCTGTTCTGCGCCAAGATCTTTGGCCCGGTAAAGGATTACGAGTGCCTGTGCGGTAAGTACAAGCGCTTGAAGCACCGTGGTGTGATCTGCGAGAAGTGCGGCGTTGAAGTTGCGCTGGCTAAAGTTCGTCGTGAGCGCATGGCGCACATCGAACTGGCCTCGCCAGTTGCCCACATCTGGTTCCTGAAATCGCTGCCGTCCCGTATCGGCTTGCTGATGGACATGACCCTGCGTGATATCGAGCGCGTTCTCTACTTCGAGAGCTATGTCGTTATCGATCCAGGCATGACCACCCTTGAAAAAGGCCAACTGCTCAACGACGAGCAGTACTTCGAAGCGCTGGAAGAGTTCGGCGACGATTTCGATGCCCGCATGGGTGCTGAAGCTGTCCGCGAACTGCTGCACGCTATCGACCTGGAGCACGAGATTGGCCGCCTGCGTGAAGAAATTCCGCAAACCAACTCCGAAACCAAGATCAAGAAGCTGTCCAAGCGTCTGAAGTTGATGGAAGCCTTCCAGGGTTCCGGCAACCTGCCAGAGTGGATGGTGCTGACCGTTCTGCCGGTTCTGCCGCCAGATCTGCGTCCACTGGTTCCGCTCGATGGCGGTCGTTTCGCGACTTCCGACCTCAACGATCTGTATCGTCGAGTGATCAACCGTAACAACCGTTTGAAGCGCCTGCTGGATCTGTCCGCTCCGGACATCATCGTGCGCAACGAAAAGCGTATGTTGCAGGAAGCTGTCGACGCACTGCTCGACAACGGTCGTCGTGGCCGCGCTATCACAGGTTCCAACAAGCGTCCTCTGAAATCCCTGGCTGACATGATCAAGGGTAAGCAGGGTCGTTTCCGTCAGAACTTGCTCGGTAAGCGTGTTGACTACTCCGGTCGTTCGGTAATTACCGTAGGTCCGACCCTGCGTCTGCACCAGTGCGGTCTGCCGAAGAAGATGGCTCTCGAGCTGTTCAAGCCGTTCATTTTCGGCAAGCTGGAAATGCGTGGTCTCGCTACCACCATCAAGGCTGCCAAGAAGATGGTTGAGCGCGAGCTGCCGGAAGTTTGGGACGTTCTCGCCGAAGTGATTCGCGAACACCCGGTGCTTCTCAACCGTGCACCGACCCTTCACCGTCTAGGTATCCAGGCGTTTGAACCGGTACTGATCGAAGGTAAGGCTATTCAGCTGCACCCTCTGGTCTGCGCCGCGTACAACGCCGACTTCGACGGCGACCAAATGGCCGTGCACGTACCGCTGACGCTGGAAGCCCAGCTCGAAGCGCGCGCGTTGATGATGTCGACCAACAACATTCTGTCGCCAGCCAACGGTGAGCCAATCATCGTTCCGTCGCAGGACGTTGTATTGGGTCTGTACTACATGACTCGTGAAGCGATCAACGCCAAGGGCGAAGGTCGTGTGTTCGCGGATCTGCAGGAAGTTGACCGTGTATTCCGTGCCGGCGAAGCCGCACTGCACGCCAAGGTCAAAGTCCGGATCAACGAAACCGTCAACGACCGTGATGGCGGCAGCGTGAGCAACACCCGTATCGTCGACACCACTGTCGGCCGTGCGCTGTTGTTCCAGGTTGTGCCAAAAGGTCTGTCGTACGACGTCGTCAACCTGCCGATGAAGAAAAAGGCAATCTCCAAGCTGATCAACCAGTGCTACCGCGTGGTTGGTTTGAAAGAGACTGTGATCTTCGCTGACCAGTTGATGTACACCGGTTTTGCTTATTCGACCATTTCCGGCGTTTCCATCGGTGTTAACGACTTCGTTATCCCGGATGAAAAAGCCCGCATCATCAATGCTGCTACTGATGAAGTGAAAGAGATCGAAAGCCAGTACGCCTCCGGCCTGGTAACCCAGGGCGAGAAGTACAACAAAGTGATCGACCTCTGGTCCAAGGCGAACGACGAAGTTTCCAAGGCGATGATGGCCAACCTCTCGAAAGAGAAAGTCATCGACCGTCATGGCGTCGAAGTCGACCAGGAATCGTTCAACTCGATGTACATGATGGCTGACTCGGGTGCGCGGGGTTCCGCAGCACAGATTCGTCAGCTGGCCGGTATGCGGGGCCTGATGGCCAAGCCGGACGGTTCCATCATTGAAACGCCGATTACTGCGAACTTCCGTGAAGGTTTGAGCGTACTCCAGTACTTCATCTCCACTCACGGTGCTCGTAAAGGTCTGGCGGATACCGCGTTGAAAACGGCGAACTCGGGTTACCTGACTCGTCGTCTGGTAGACGTGGCGCAGGATCTGGTTGTAACCGAGATCGATTGCGGCACCGAACACGGTCTGCTGATGACTCCGCACATTGAAGGCGGTGACGTTGTAGAGCCGCTGGGTGAGCGCGTATTGGGTCGTGTTATCGCCCGTGACGTATTCAAGCCAGGTACCGAGGACGTCATCGTTCCTGCCGGCACTCTGGTAGACGAGAAGTGGGTCGAGTTCATCGAACTGAACAGCATCGACGAAGTGATCGTGCGTTCGCCGATCAGCTGCGAAACCCGTTTCGGTATTTGCGCCAAGTGCTACGGTCGCGATCTGGCTCGTGGTCACCAGGTGAACATCGGTGAAGCGGTCGGCGTTATCGCTGCCCAGTCCATCGGTGAGCCGGGTACCCAGCTGACCATGCGTACGTTCCACATCGGTGGTGCGGCAAGCCGGACCTCCGCAGCCGACAGCGTTCAGGTGAAGAATGGCGGTACCGTCCGTCTGCATAACCTGAAGCACGTTGAGCGAGTGGATGGTTGCCTGGTTGCAGTGTCCCGTTCTGGTGAGCTGGCCATCGCTGATGACTTCGGTCGTGAGCGTGAGCGTTACAAGCTGCCGTACGGTGCCGTGATTTCGGTTAAAGAGGGTGACAAGGTCGAAGCTGGCGCTATCGTGGCCAAGTGGGATCCGCACACTCACCCAATCGTTACCGAAATGAAAGGTACCGTGACCTACGTGGGCATGGAAGAAGGCATCACGATCAAGCGTCAGACTGACGAATTGACCGGTATGACCAACATTGAAGTACTCGATGCCAAAGATCGTCCAGCTGCCGGTAAAGACATCCGTCCTGCCGTGAAGATGGTCGATGACAACGGCAAGGATCTGTTGCTGCCAGGCACTGACGTTATCGCTCAGTACTTCCTGCCAGCCAACGCCCTGGTCGGTGTAGCGGATGGTGCGAAGATCGCGATCGGTGATGTTATCGCTCGTATCCCGCAAGAAACTTCGAAGACCCGTGACATCACCGGTGGTCTGCCGCGTGTTGCCGACTTGTTCGAAGCTCGCCGTCCGAAAGAAGCGTCGATTCTGGCTGAAGTCAGCGGCACCATCGCGTTCGGTAAAGAGACCAAAGGCAAGCGCCGTCTGGTTATCACGCCGAACGACGGTAGCGATCCGTACGAAGAGCTGATTCCGAAGTGGCGTCACCTGAACGTATTCGAAGGCGAACAGGTAAACCGCGGCGAAGTTATCTCCGACGGTCCAAGCGATCCGCACGACATCCTGCGTCTGTTGGGTGTGAGTGCGCTGGCCAAGTACATCGTTAACGAGATCCAGGACGTTTACCGTCTGCAAGGCGTGAAGATCAACGACAAGCACATCGAGACCATTCTGCGTCAGATGCTGCGTAAAGTTGAGATCGCTGAATCCGGCGATTCCAGTTTCATCAAGGGCGACCAGATGGAATTGACTCACGTACTGGTAGAGAACGAGCGTTTGAGCGGCGAAGACAAGTTTGTCTCCAAGTTCACTCGCGTTCTGCTGGGTATCACCAAGGCGTCGTTGTCCACCGAATCGTTCATCTCGGCGGCTTCCTTCCAGGAAACCACTCGCGTACTGACCGAAGCGGCGGTAACCGGCAAGCGCGATTACCTGCGCGGCCTGAAAGAAAACGTGGTCGTGGGTCGTCTGATCCCGGCTGGTACCGGCCTGGCCTATCACAGCGAGCGTAAGCGCCGTCGTGATGCTGACAAGCCGTTGCGCGTAAGCGCCAGTGAAGTGGAAGCTGCACTGACCGAAGCGCTGAACTCGAGCGGTAACTGA
- the rplJ gene encoding 50S ribosomal protein L10 has protein sequence MAIKLEDKKAIVAEVNEAAKVALSAVVADARGVTVGAMTGLRKEAREAGVYVRVVRNTLLKRAVADTEFSVLNDVFTGPTLIAFSKEHPGAAARIFKEFAKGQDKFEIKAAAFEGKFLAANQIDVLATLPTRDEAISQLMSVIQGATSKLARTLAAIRDQKEAAAA, from the coding sequence GTGGCAATTAAACTCGAAGACAAGAAGGCCATCGTCGCTGAAGTCAACGAGGCTGCCAAAGTCGCTCTGTCCGCTGTCGTGGCTGATGCCCGTGGCGTAACAGTAGGCGCGATGACCGGACTCCGTAAAGAGGCTCGTGAAGCTGGCGTTTACGTACGTGTTGTACGTAACACCCTGCTCAAGCGCGCTGTTGCTGACACTGAATTCAGTGTCCTCAACGACGTGTTCACTGGCCCTACCCTGATTGCATTCTCCAAAGAACATCCAGGCGCTGCTGCCCGGATTTTCAAAGAGTTCGCAAAGGGTCAGGACAAGTTCGAGATCAAGGCAGCTGCGTTCGAGGGCAAGTTCCTCGCAGCTAACCAAATCGACGTACTGGCAACTCTGCCGACCCGTGACGAAGCAATTTCTCAGCTGATGAGCGTGATTCAAGGCGCTACCAGCAAATTGGCTCGTACTCTGGCGGCAATTCGCGACCAGAAAGAAGCTGCTGCAGCCTAA
- the rplA gene encoding 50S ribosomal protein L1, giving the protein MAKLTKRQKAIAGKIEAGKAYNFVDAAALLAELSTVKFSESFDVAVNLGVDPRKSDQVVRSATVLPHGTGKTVRVAVFTQGPAAEAALAAGADRVGMDDLAAEMKGGDLNYDVVIASPDAMRVVGQLGQILGPRGLMPNPKVGTVTPDVATAVKNAKAGQVRYRTDKNGIIHTSVGKIGFDAVKLKENVEALIADLKRIKPASSKGIYVKRVTLSTTMGPGLVIDQSSLDA; this is encoded by the coding sequence ATGGCTAAGCTGACCAAGCGTCAAAAGGCTATCGCCGGCAAAATCGAAGCAGGCAAGGCCTACAACTTTGTAGACGCTGCTGCCCTGCTGGCTGAGCTGTCGACTGTCAAGTTCAGCGAGTCGTTCGACGTTGCTGTAAACCTGGGTGTTGACCCGCGTAAATCCGACCAGGTCGTTCGTAGCGCTACTGTGCTGCCGCACGGCACTGGCAAGACCGTTCGCGTTGCTGTGTTCACTCAAGGTCCTGCTGCTGAAGCCGCTCTGGCTGCCGGCGCTGACCGTGTGGGCATGGACGACCTGGCTGCCGAAATGAAAGGCGGCGACCTGAACTATGACGTAGTGATCGCATCCCCGGATGCCATGCGCGTTGTAGGTCAGTTGGGTCAGATCCTCGGTCCACGTGGCCTGATGCCTAACCCTAAAGTCGGCACCGTAACGCCAGACGTCGCTACCGCGGTTAAAAACGCCAAGGCTGGTCAGGTTCGTTATCGCACCGACAAAAACGGCATCATCCACACTTCCGTTGGCAAGATCGGCTTCGACGCCGTCAAGCTGAAGGAAAACGTTGAAGCCCTGATCGCTGATCTGAAGCGTATCAAGCCAGCTTCCTCGAAAGGCATTTACGTCAAGCGCGTTACCCTGAGCACCACTATGGGCCCAGGTCTGGTCATCGACCAAAGCTCGCTCGACGCGTAA
- the rpoB gene encoding DNA-directed RNA polymerase subunit beta → MAYSYTEKKRIRKDFSKLPDVMDVPYLLAIQLDSYREFLQAGATKDQFRDVGLHAAFKSVFPIISYSGNAALEYVGYRLGEPAFDVKECVLRGVTYAVPLRVKVRLIIFDKESSNKAIKDIKEQEVYMGEIPLMTENGTFVINGTERVIVSQLHRSPGVFFDHDRGKTHSSGKLLYSARIIPYRGSWLDFEFDPKDCVFVRIDRRRKLPASVLLRALGYTTEEVLDAFYTTNVFHVKGETLSLELVPQRLRGEIAVLDIQDDKGKVIVEQGRRITARHINQLEKAGIKELDVPLDYVLGRTTAKVIVHPATGEILAECNTELNTEILAKIAKAQVVRIETLYTNDIDCGPFVSDTLKIDSTSNQLEALVEIYRMMRPGEPPTKDAAETLFNNLFFSPERYDLSAVGRMKFNRRIGRTEIEGSGVLCKEDIVAVLKTLVDIRNGKGIVDDIDHLGNRRVRCVGEMAENQFRVGLVRVERAVKERLSMAESEGLMPQDLINAKPVAAAVKEFFGSSQLSQFMDQNNPLSEITHKRRVSALGPGGLTRERAGFEVRDVHPTHYGRVCPIETPEGPNIGLINSLAAYARTNQYGFLESPYRVVKDALVTDEIVFLSAIEEADHVIAQASATMNDKKVLIDELVAVRHLNEFTVKAPEDVTLMDVSPKQVVSVAASLIPFLEHDDANRALMGSNMQRQAVPTLRADKPLVGTGMERNVARDSGVCVVARRGGVIDSVDASRIVVRVADDEVETGEAGVDIYNLTKYTRSNQNTCINQRPLVRKGDRVQRSDIMADGPSTDMGELALGQNMRIAFMAWNGFNFEDSICLSERVVQEDRFTTIHIQELTCVARDTKLGPEEITADIPNVGEAALNKLDEAGIVYVGAEVGAGDILVGKVTPKGETQLTPEEKLLRAIFGEKASDVKDTSLRVPTGTKGTVIDVQVFTRDGVERDARALSIEKSQLDEIRKDLNEEFRIVEGATFERLRSALVGHKAEGGAGLKKGQDITDEVLDGLEHGQWFKLRMAEDALNEQLEKAQAYIVDRRRLLDDKFEDKKRKLQQGDDLAPGVLKIVKVYLAIRRRIQPGDKMAGRHGNKGVVSVIMPVEDMPHDANGTPVDVVLNPLGVPSRMNVGQILETHLGLAAKGLGEKINRMIEEQRKVAELRKFLHEIYNEIGGRQESLDDFSDQEILDLAQNLRGGVPMATPVFDGAKESEIKAMLKLADLPESGQMQLTDGRTGNKFERPVTVGYMYMLKLNHLVDDKMHARSTGSYSLVTQQPLGGKAQFGGQRFGEMEVWALEAYGAAYTLQEMLTVKSDDVNGRTKMYKNIVDGDHRMEPGMPESFNVLIKEIRSLGIDIDLETE, encoded by the coding sequence ATGGCTTACTCATATACTGAGAAAAAACGTATCCGCAAGGACTTTAGCAAGTTGCCGGACGTCATGGATGTGCCGTACCTCCTGGCCATCCAGCTGGATTCGTATCGTGAATTCTTGCAAGCGGGAGCGACTAAAGATCAGTTCCGCGACGTGGGCCTGCATGCGGCCTTCAAATCCGTTTTCCCGATCATCAGCTACTCCGGCAATGCTGCGCTGGAGTACGTCGGATATCGTCTGGGCGAACCGGCATTTGATGTCAAAGAATGCGTATTGCGCGGTGTTACTTACGCCGTACCTTTGCGGGTAAAAGTGCGCCTGATCATTTTCGACAAAGAATCGTCGAACAAAGCGATCAAGGACATCAAAGAGCAAGAAGTCTACATGGGTGAAATCCCCCTGATGACTGAAAACGGTACCTTCGTAATCAACGGTACCGAGCGTGTAATTGTTTCCCAGCTGCACCGTTCCCCGGGCGTGTTCTTCGACCACGACCGTGGCAAGACGCACAGCTCCGGTAAACTGCTGTATTCCGCGCGCATTATTCCTTACCGCGGTTCGTGGCTGGACTTCGAGTTCGACCCGAAAGACTGCGTATTCGTGCGTATCGACCGTCGTCGCAAGCTGCCTGCTTCGGTACTGCTGCGCGCGCTCGGTTACACCACTGAAGAAGTGCTGGACGCGTTTTATACCACCAACGTATTCCACGTGAAGGGCGAGACCCTGAGCCTGGAGCTGGTGCCTCAGCGCCTGCGTGGTGAAATCGCTGTCCTTGATATTCAGGATGACAAAGGCAAGGTTATTGTCGAGCAAGGTCGTCGTATTACCGCTCGCCACATCAACCAGCTGGAAAAAGCCGGGATCAAAGAGCTGGATGTGCCTCTGGACTACGTCCTGGGTCGCACAACCGCCAAGGTCATCGTGCATCCGGCAACCGGCGAAATCCTGGCAGAGTGCAACACCGAGCTGAACACCGAGATCCTGGCCAAAATCGCCAAGGCTCAGGTTGTTCGCATCGAAACTCTGTACACCAACGATATCGACTGCGGTCCGTTCGTCTCCGACACCCTGAAGATCGACTCCACCAGCAACCAATTGGAAGCGCTGGTCGAGATCTATCGCATGATGCGTCCAGGCGAGCCGCCAACCAAAGACGCTGCCGAGACCCTGTTCAACAACCTGTTCTTCAGCCCTGAGCGCTATGATCTGTCAGCGGTCGGCCGGATGAAGTTCAACCGTCGTATCGGTCGTACCGAGATCGAAGGTTCGGGCGTGCTGTGCAAGGAAGACATCGTCGCGGTACTGAAGACTCTGGTCGACATCCGTAACGGTAAAGGCATCGTCGATGACATCGACCACCTGGGTAACCGTCGTGTTCGCTGCGTAGGCGAAATGGCCGAGAACCAGTTCCGCGTTGGCCTGGTACGTGTTGAACGTGCGGTCAAAGAGCGTCTGTCGATGGCTGAAAGCGAAGGCCTGATGCCGCAAGACCTGATCAACGCCAAGCCAGTGGCTGCGGCGGTGAAGGAGTTCTTCGGCTCCAGCCAGCTGTCCCAGTTCATGGACCAGAACAACCCGCTGTCCGAGATCACCCACAAGCGTCGTGTTTCAGCACTCGGCCCTGGCGGTTTGACTCGTGAGCGTGCCGGCTTTGAAGTTCGAGACGTTCACCCGACGCACTACGGTCGTGTTTGCCCGATCGAAACGCCGGAAGGTCCGAACATCGGTCTGATCAACTCCCTGGCTGCCTATGCGCGCACCAACCAGTATGGCTTCCTGGAAAGCCCGTACCGTGTGGTGAAAGACGCTCTGGTCACCGACGAGATCGTATTCCTGTCCGCCATCGAAGAAGCCGATCACGTGATCGCTCAGGCTTCGGCCACGATGAACGACAAGAAAGTCCTGATCGACGAGCTGGTAGCTGTTCGTCACTTGAACGAATTCACCGTCAAGGCGCCGGAAGACGTCACCTTGATGGACGTATCGCCGAAGCAGGTAGTTTCGGTTGCTGCGTCGCTGATTCCGTTCCTCGAGCACGACGACGCCAACCGTGCGTTGATGGGTTCGAACATGCAGCGTCAAGCTGTACCAACCCTGCGCGCCGACAAGCCGCTGGTAGGTACCGGCATGGAGCGTAACGTAGCCCGTGACTCCGGCGTTTGCGTCGTGGCTCGTCGTGGCGGCGTGATCGACTCCGTCGACGCCAGTCGTATCGTGGTTCGTGTTGCCGATGACGAAGTTGAAACCGGTGAAGCCGGTGTCGACATCTACAACCTGACCAAGTACACCCGCTCCAATCAGAACACCTGCATCAACCAGCGTCCGCTGGTGCGTAAAGGTGATCGGGTTCAGCGTAGCGACATCATGGCCGACGGCCCGTCCACCGACATGGGTGAACTGGCACTGGGTCAGAACATGCGCATCGCGTTCATGGCATGGAACGGCTTCAACTTCGAAGACTCCATCTGCCTGTCCGAGCGTGTTGTTCAGGAAGACCGTTTCACCACGATCCACATCCAGGAACTGACCTGTGTGGCCCGTGACACCAAGCTTGGCCCAGAGGAAATCACTGCCGACATCCCGAACGTGGGTGAAGCGGCACTGAACAAGCTGGACGAAGCCGGTATCGTTTACGTAGGTGCTGAAGTTGGCGCAGGCGACATTCTGGTCGGTAAGGTCACTCCGAAAGGCGAGACCCAGCTGACTCCAGAAGAGAAGCTGTTGCGTGCGATCTTCGGTGAAAAAGCCAGCGACGTTAAAGACACTTCCCTGCGCGTACCTACCGGTACCAAAGGTACTGTCATCGACGTACAGGTCTTCACCCGCGACGGCGTTGAGCGTGATGCTCGTGCACTGTCGATCGAGAAGTCCCAGCTGGACGAGATCCGCAAGGACCTGAACGAAGAGTTCCGTATCGTTGAAGGCGCTACTTTCGAACGTCTGCGTTCCGCTCTGGTCGGCCACAAAGCCGAAGGCGGCGCCGGTCTGAAGAAAGGCCAGGACATCACCGACGAAGTTCTTGACGGTCTTGAGCACGGCCAGTGGTTCAAACTGCGCATGGCTGAAGATGCTCTGAACGAGCAGCTCGAGAAGGCTCAGGCCTACATCGTTGATCGTCGCCGTCTGCTGGACGACAAGTTCGAAGACAAGAAGCGCAAACTGCAGCAAGGCGATGACCTGGCTCCAGGCGTGCTGAAAATCGTCAAGGTTTACCTGGCAATCCGTCGTCGCATCCAGCCGGGCGACAAGATGGCCGGTCGTCACGGTAACAAGGGTGTGGTCTCCGTGATCATGCCGGTTGAAGACATGCCGCACGATGCCAATGGCACCCCGGTCGACGTCGTCCTCAACCCGTTGGGCGTACCTTCGCGTATGAACGTTGGTCAGATCCTTGAAACCCACCTGGGCCTCGCGGCCAAAGGTCTGGGTGAGAAGATCAACCGCATGATTGAAGAGCAGCGTAAAGTTGCCGAGCTGCGTAAATTCCTGCACGAGATCTATAACGAGATCGGCGGTCGTCAGGAAAGCCTCGATGACTTCTCGGACCAGGAAATCCTGGATCTGGCTCAAAACCTGCGTGGCGGCGTTCCAATGGCCACTCCAGTGTTCGACGGCGCCAAGGAAAGCGAAATCAAGGCCATGCTGAAACTGGCGGACCTGCCAGAAAGCGGCCAGATGCAGCTGACCGACGGCCGTACCGGCAACAAGTTCGAGCGCCCGGTTACCGTTGGCTACATGTACATGCTGAAGCTGAACCACTTGGTAGACGACAAGATGCACGCTCGTTCTACCGGTTCGTACAGCCTGGTTACCCAGCAACCGCTGGGTGGTAAGGCGCAGTTCGGTGGTCAGCGTTTCGGGGAGATGGAGGTCTGGGCACTGGAAGCATACGGTGCCGCTTACACTCTGCAAGAAATGCTCACAGTGAAGTCGGACGATGTGAACGGCCGTACCAAGATGTACAAAAACATCGTGGATGGCGATCACCGTATGGAGCCGGGCATGCCCGAGTCCTTCAACGTGTTGATCAAGGAAATTCGTTCCCTCGGCATCGATATCGATCTGGAAACCGAATAA
- the rplK gene encoding 50S ribosomal protein L11, which translates to MAKKITAYIKLQVKAAQANPSPPVGPALGQHGVNIMEFCKAFNARTQGLEPGLPTPVIITVYSDRSFTFETKSTPASVLLKKAAGLTSGSARPNTVKVGTVTRAQLEEIAKTKNADLTAADMEAAVRTIAGSARSMGLNVEGV; encoded by the coding sequence ATGGCCAAGAAGATTACCGCTTACATCAAGCTGCAAGTGAAAGCCGCTCAGGCTAACCCAAGCCCACCAGTTGGTCCTGCTTTGGGTCAGCACGGCGTGAACATCATGGAATTCTGCAAGGCTTTCAACGCCCGTACTCAGGGTCTTGAGCCAGGTCTGCCGACTCCAGTGATCATCACTGTCTACAGCGACCGTAGCTTCACTTTCGAAACCAAATCCACCCCTGCTTCGGTTCTGCTGAAGAAGGCGGCCGGTCTGACCAGCGGTTCCGCTCGTCCGAACACCGTTAAGGTTGGCACTGTAACTCGTGCTCAGCTGGAAGAAATCGCGAAAACCAAAAACGCGGATCTGACTGCAGCTGATATGGAAGCAGCCGTGCGTACTATCGCCGGTTCTGCTCGTAGCATGGGCCTTAACGTGGAGGGTGTGTAA
- the nusG gene encoding transcription termination/antitermination protein NusG encodes MAKRWYVVHAYSGYEKHVMRSLIERVKLAGMEDGFGEILVPTEEVVEMRNGQKRKSERKFFPGYVLVQMDMNEGTWHLVKDTPRVMGFIGGTADKPAPITDKEAEAILRRVADGSDKPKPKTLFEPGESVRVNDGPFADFTGVVEEVNYEKSRIQVAVLIFGRSTPVELEFSQVEKV; translated from the coding sequence GTGGCTAAGCGTTGGTATGTTGTGCATGCTTACTCCGGTTACGAGAAGCATGTTATGCGCTCGCTCATCGAGCGCGTAAAGCTGGCCGGTATGGAAGATGGCTTCGGCGAGATTCTGGTTCCCACTGAAGAAGTGGTTGAAATGCGCAATGGCCAGAAGCGCAAAAGCGAGCGTAAATTCTTCCCTGGCTATGTGCTGGTGCAGATGGATATGAATGAGGGTACTTGGCACTTGGTCAAGGATACTCCTCGGGTGATGGGTTTCATTGGCGGTACTGCCGATAAGCCTGCACCAATCACCGATAAAGAGGCAGAAGCGATTCTGCGCCGCGTTGCCGATGGCAGCGACAAGCCGAAGCCGAAGACGTTGTTCGAGCCGGGCGAGTCGGTGCGTGTCAATGACGGTCCGTTCGCAGACTTTACCGGTGTTGTTGAAGAAGTTAACTACGAAAAGAGCCGGATCCAGGTCGCGGTGCTCATTTTCGGTCGCTCTACTCCGGTGGAGCTCGAGTTCAGCCAGGTCGAAAAGGTCTAG